A stretch of the Campylobacter concisus genome encodes the following:
- a CDS encoding TorD/DmsD family molecular chaperone, protein MDKNIIKARSYFYEFLAYPMFFYTNDEKFSRWKEQLRYLSANPLSEDSDAAFKNLDKFSFEEFSKEQNDVLFGFTNIPLSASFYEEGRDNGAARLRVIECLKLSPYRRDSELCKDSEDYVGFIFLAMATFLKDEFDDAKNISNKLFGETLNLFVDEFSQLLSAHKEANFFKSYTIILKDFIDLERSILNVEAPAKPKGDSVAMAALKKEPFQSKMPTFKTKLHWEEFSPVISHEFKD, encoded by the coding sequence ATGGATAAAAACATCATAAAAGCAAGATCATATTTTTACGAATTTCTAGCATATCCTATGTTTTTTTACACAAATGATGAGAAATTTTCAAGGTGGAAAGAGCAGTTAAGATACTTAAGCGCAAATCCTTTGAGCGAGGATAGTGATGCTGCGTTTAAAAATTTAGATAAATTTAGCTTTGAAGAATTTTCAAAAGAACAAAATGACGTTCTTTTTGGCTTTACAAATATCCCTTTAAGTGCCTCATTTTATGAAGAGGGCAGAGATAACGGAGCAGCTAGGCTTAGGGTTATTGAATGTTTAAAACTAAGCCCATATAGACGTGATAGCGAGCTTTGCAAAGATAGTGAGGACTACGTTGGATTTATATTTTTAGCGATGGCTACATTTTTAAAAGATGAGTTTGATGATGCAAAAAATATTAGCAATAAGCTCTTTGGCGAGACTTTAAATTTATTTGTAGATGAGTTTTCTCAGCTACTTTCAGCTCACAAAGAGGCAAATTTCTTTAAATCATATACTATTATTTTAAAAGATTTCATCGATCTTGAACGCTCTATACTAAACGTAGAAGCACCAGCTAAGCCAAAAGGCGATAGTGTCGCTATGGCGGCACTTAAGAAAGAGCCATTTCAAAGCAAGATGCCAACATTTAAAACCAAGCTTCATTGGGAGGAATTTTCTCCAGTCATCTCACACGAGTTTAAAGACTAG
- a CDS encoding thioredoxin domain-containing protein: MKKVVLASILAATSLMAASNKQIEDFYSEVFKNQNIEDVNVKVVERTKILDDIEKVSLKFSKGDMSQEDVTFVKGDLMFPDVVNLKEQKSYLAEEKKVIAEKAALDLVKSLAKIYKNEDKANVITLGNDSKKPTLIMFSDPECPYCRAELAKIETTLKDNNVEIILTPVHELSSLQKSALIYKDIKNAKSDSDKVKILRKYFSEDYNVDEKNVSKEESDKIDTLRKKYFSAGVRSVPFIINKSDLK; this comes from the coding sequence ATGAAAAAAGTGGTTTTGGCCTCAATATTAGCAGCAACTAGCCTAATGGCAGCTAGTAATAAGCAAATAGAAGATTTTTACTCAGAAGTTTTTAAAAATCAAAATATCGAAGATGTTAATGTGAAAGTCGTAGAGCGCACTAAAATTTTAGATGATATAGAAAAAGTAAGCTTAAAATTTAGCAAAGGGGATATGTCTCAAGAAGATGTGACTTTTGTTAAGGGTGATCTTATGTTTCCTGATGTTGTAAATTTAAAGGAGCAAAAGTCTTATTTGGCTGAAGAAAAAAAGGTAATCGCAGAAAAAGCAGCACTTGATTTAGTAAAATCACTAGCTAAAATTTATAAAAATGAAGACAAGGCAAATGTTATAACTCTTGGCAATGATAGCAAGAAGCCAACTCTTATTATGTTTTCAGATCCTGAATGCCCATATTGTAGAGCCGAGCTAGCAAAGATAGAAACTACGCTAAAAGACAATAACGTTGAAATCATCCTAACTCCAGTGCATGAACTATCGTCTTTGCAAAAAAGTGCTTTGATCTATAAAGATATAAAAAATGCAAAAAGTGATAGCGATAAGGTTAAAATTTTAAGAAAGTATTTCTCTGAAGATTATAACGTAGATGAAAAAAATGTTAGCAAAGAAGAGAGCGACAAGATCGATACTTTACGTAAAAAATATTTCTCAGCTGGCGTTAGATCAGTGCCATTTATAATAAATAAAAGTGATTTAAAATAA
- a CDS encoding 4Fe-4S binding protein, producing MKEFGFYNDFDDTLMLNEQIEINNEKEEYLVSNSPKLKANIIAPEINFYLKNTTASVLEKAKNTLLLYEARATAFDMAKDVDYEKEVGKNVVIVSNSGREELANLLKENGYKVIELTHFEVKFIYGAAGELSVLILRANDEFEVDCDFFLVENARDYMLKQSGCYEIAGLEDKAVLKILNEKTPKFKYKSLTQYDSSICQYHERRNEICGRCVDVCPTVAILKEDETKHLVFSQIDCVNCGNCISVCPSGSLDSTLMPQNSFATIAKLYKGKIPLIISNETNLDELNISLPENVLPFFISAPHMLNQAHLLTLLQESGASVILFSKTLGKGEKDAISILNQIYELKFKEMAIYHAKDKNELEESLKKAKFIADSQHTINEYALPKREIFAKRLEFLVGSEDLGVVKSGEMIRYGDVKINTDSCTLCLSCVGACNVSALVADKKTNSILFNPSVCTACGYCELSCAEKDTISLEVGKISLKPGFFTYNELARDELFACVECGKEFATKKAVEKIATIMQPRFGNDRVKIKALYCCADCKAKLMVQAQINAMKEDLLNG from the coding sequence ATGAAAGAATTTGGCTTTTATAACGATTTTGACGATACTTTAATGCTAAATGAACAGATAGAAATAAATAACGAAAAGGAAGAATATTTAGTTTCTAACTCGCCAAAGCTTAAAGCAAACATTATCGCACCTGAGATAAATTTTTATCTAAAAAATACAACTGCAAGCGTCTTAGAAAAAGCTAAAAATACACTTTTGCTTTATGAAGCAAGAGCAACTGCATTTGACATGGCAAAGGATGTTGATTACGAAAAAGAAGTCGGCAAAAATGTCGTAATAGTAAGCAACTCAGGCCGTGAGGAGTTAGCAAATTTATTAAAAGAAAATGGCTATAAAGTCATTGAATTAACGCATTTTGAAGTGAAATTTATTTATGGCGCAGCTGGCGAGCTTAGCGTTTTGATACTTAGAGCAAATGACGAATTTGAGGTCGATTGTGACTTTTTCTTGGTTGAAAACGCAAGGGATTATATGCTAAAGCAAAGCGGCTGTTACGAGATAGCTGGGCTAGAAGATAAAGCTGTTCTTAAAATTTTAAATGAAAAAACTCCAAAATTTAAGTACAAAAGCCTAACTCAATACGATTCTTCGATCTGTCAATACCATGAGCGAAGAAATGAAATTTGTGGACGCTGTGTCGATGTTTGTCCAACTGTGGCCATTTTAAAAGAAGACGAGACAAAGCATCTTGTTTTCTCACAAATCGATTGTGTAAATTGTGGTAACTGCATTAGCGTCTGCCCTAGCGGATCTCTTGACTCTACACTTATGCCACAAAACTCATTTGCTACTATTGCCAAACTTTACAAAGGTAAAATTCCACTAATAATCTCTAATGAAACAAATTTAGACGAGCTAAATATAAGCCTACCTGAAAATGTCTTGCCTTTTTTTATATCAGCACCGCATATGTTAAATCAAGCGCATCTTCTTACATTGCTTCAAGAAAGTGGTGCGAGTGTGATTTTATTTAGCAAAACTCTTGGCAAAGGCGAAAAAGACGCCATTAGCATCTTAAATCAAATTTATGAGCTTAAATTTAAAGAGATGGCGATCTATCACGCTAAAGATAAAAACGAGCTTGAAGAATCACTCAAAAAAGCAAAATTTATAGCTGACTCACAACACACGATAAACGAATATGCCTTACCAAAAAGAGAAATTTTTGCAAAAAGGCTCGAGTTTTTAGTAGGTAGCGAAGATCTTGGCGTAGTAAAAAGCGGCGAGATGATAAGATACGGCGATGTCAAGATAAACACTGATAGCTGTACACTTTGTCTAAGTTGCGTTGGCGCTTGTAACGTAAGCGCGCTAGTGGCTGATAAAAAGACAAATTCGATTTTATTTAATCCAAGCGTCTGTACAGCTTGCGGATACTGCGAACTAAGCTGTGCTGAAAAAGATACCATAAGCCTTGAAGTTGGAAAAATTTCTCTTAAGCCTGGGTTTTTTACATATAATGAGCTAGCACGAGATGAGCTTTTTGCCTGTGTTGAGTGCGGAAAAGAGTTTGCGACTAAAAAAGCGGTCGAAAAGATCGCAACTATAATGCAACCAAGATTTGGTAACGATAGGGTCAAGATAAAAGCGCTTTACTGCTGTGCTGACTGTAAGGCCAAACTAATGGTTCAAGCCCAAATAAACGCGATGAAAGAGGATTTATTAAATGGATAA
- the selB gene encoding selenocysteine-specific translation elongation factor, translated as MSLIIGTAGHIDHGKTALIKELNGFEGDNLEEEKKRGITIDLSFSNLSKNDENIAFIDVPGHENLIKTMISGAYGFDACLFVVAANDGLMPQSLEHLEILNLLGVKSLIVALTKCDLVDEATINLRKKEIRDEISKFKNLQILEIFAVSIKDKASIDELRNYLFTLRAKKRDEEGVFRYYIDRVFSLKGIGNVVTGTVIEGSVSKNEKLFNYDAGKEVLVRSVQSHDKFVDNAGVSSRVALNLTGIELNELKKGQLLSKKGYFRGFREVDAVVTAKNLIHSQSVTFCVGAKNVPAKVLILSQKDDSYFVTFKFQSDMFLKFDEAFVLISDARVIGGGKMLNPVLEPLKKAGKILFLAALLKHDFVGAFSILKEAHKNGFGIISSYQRFGLSHEEAINVAKKVSNVFVDEKALNIYDLSAVERIKSVVKFMIEKNEFAVFSAQSISLKLAWASQNLAQKALDELESINLISKNDGVYTKNGVDISKLKVRLEEKIYEILENGKLAPTAPYNIYDELEIDRLSGDNALKKLTAMGRVVRLEHNLFITRNSLKMALDKLREIIKNQGFVNVTNAKDALNLSRKYVIAYLEQLDLESDIMKQGNDRVFRS; from the coding sequence ATGAGTTTAATAATAGGAACAGCAGGGCATATCGACCACGGAAAAACCGCGCTTATAAAGGAGCTAAACGGCTTTGAGGGGGATAATCTTGAAGAGGAGAAAAAACGTGGCATAACGATTGATCTAAGCTTTTCAAATTTAAGTAAAAATGATGAAAACATCGCATTTATAGACGTGCCTGGGCATGAAAATCTCATAAAAACGATGATAAGTGGCGCGTATGGCTTTGATGCGTGCTTGTTTGTGGTGGCGGCAAATGACGGCCTTATGCCTCAAAGCTTGGAGCACCTTGAAATTTTAAATCTCCTTGGTGTGAAGTCTTTGATCGTGGCACTTACAAAGTGTGACCTCGTAGATGAAGCGACTATAAATTTAAGAAAAAAAGAGATAAGAGATGAAATTTCTAAATTTAAAAACCTACAAATTTTAGAAATTTTTGCCGTTAGTATAAAGGATAAGGCAAGTATCGACGAGCTTAGAAACTACCTCTTTACGCTAAGAGCTAAAAAGCGCGATGAAGAGGGCGTTTTTAGATACTACATCGATAGGGTTTTTAGCCTAAAAGGTATTGGAAATGTTGTAACTGGCACCGTTATAGAGGGAAGTGTTAGTAAAAACGAGAAGCTTTTTAACTACGATGCTGGTAAAGAGGTGCTAGTAAGAAGCGTGCAAAGCCATGATAAATTTGTAGATAATGCAGGGGTTAGCAGCCGTGTGGCGCTAAATTTGACAGGAATTGAGCTTAATGAGTTAAAAAAAGGGCAGCTACTTAGTAAAAAAGGCTATTTTAGAGGATTTAGAGAGGTTGATGCGGTCGTAACTGCTAAAAATTTGATTCACTCGCAAAGCGTAACATTTTGCGTGGGCGCTAAAAATGTGCCTGCAAAGGTGCTAATCCTTAGCCAAAAAGATGATAGCTACTTTGTTACCTTTAAATTTCAAAGCGATATGTTTTTGAAATTTGACGAGGCTTTTGTGCTCATTTCAGACGCACGCGTGATAGGCGGTGGCAAGATGCTAAATCCTGTGCTTGAGCCACTAAAAAAGGCTGGCAAAATTCTCTTTTTGGCTGCACTTTTAAAGCATGATTTTGTTGGGGCATTTTCTATCTTAAAAGAAGCCCACAAAAATGGCTTTGGCATCATCTCGTCTTATCAAAGATTTGGACTAAGTCACGAAGAGGCCATAAATGTGGCTAAAAAAGTCTCAAACGTCTTTGTCGATGAAAAAGCTTTAAATATCTACGATTTAAGTGCGGTTGAGCGGATAAAGTCTGTGGTTAAATTTATGATAGAAAAGAACGAATTTGCCGTTTTCTCAGCTCAAAGTATAAGCTTAAAGCTTGCTTGGGCTAGTCAAAATTTGGCTCAAAAAGCACTTGATGAGCTTGAAAGTATAAACTTAATCTCTAAAAATGATGGCGTCTATACAAAAAATGGCGTTGATATAAGCAAACTAAAAGTAAGGCTTGAAGAGAAAATTTATGAAATTTTAGAAAACGGAAAGCTAGCTCCAACGGCGCCTTATAATATATATGATGAGCTGGAAATAGATAGGCTAAGTGGCGATAATGCCCTTAAAAAACTAACTGCAATGGGTAGAGTTGTAAGGCTGGAGCATAACCTTTTCATCACTAGAAATTCGCTAAAAATGGCACTTGATAAGCTAAGAGAGATCATCAAAAATCAAGGCTTTGTAAATGTCACAAACGCCAAGGATGCACTAAATTTAAGTAGAAAATATGTAATCGCTTATCTTGAGCAACTTGACCTTGAGAGTGACATAATGAAGCAAGGAAATGATAGGGTTTTTCGCAGTTAG
- the selA gene encoding L-seryl-tRNA(Sec) selenium transferase, translating to MSDLRDIPQVDKIIKNEAFSGFDINLVTLLARQILNEVRAKILNENANFALQEIIDLILNEYHKFNESSLQRVLNLTGVTIHTNLARSVIDKEILSRATPVITGYSNLEYNLKTGSRGNRYDYIGEMIARAFGFEDAIIVNNNASAVFLVLNTFAKGREVVVSRGELVEIGGSFRVPEVMVNAGCFLKEVGTTNKTKLKDYEEAISENTAMLVKVHRSNFDIVGFSEEVTANELSKLACEQNLIDYFDLGSGFYGNLPFNLDKNEPDLKNLKDVSLVSFSGDKLLGAVQCGIIVGKKELIAKLRKNQLLRMLRVDKVIISLLAESMKAYLNKEFELITTQKLLHKSVKELENLATFINKNLKTPLEIVRTQTFVGGGAMPNKKIPSMALAVSGDAVLNEQKFRQKKVIGRIENDKFLLDLRTLLDEDVNGLIKIINETEEK from the coding sequence TTGAGCGATTTAAGAGATATCCCACAAGTTGATAAAATCATAAAAAACGAAGCTTTTTCAGGATTTGATATAAATTTAGTCACATTGCTTGCGAGGCAAATTTTAAATGAAGTTAGAGCTAAAATTTTAAATGAAAATGCAAATTTTGCGTTGCAAGAAATAATAGATTTAATCCTAAACGAATATCATAAATTTAATGAATCAAGCCTTCAAAGAGTGCTAAATTTAACTGGTGTGACCATTCACACAAACCTTGCTAGAAGTGTCATCGATAAAGAAATTTTAAGTCGTGCAACTCCGGTAATCACAGGATATTCTAACCTTGAATACAACCTAAAAACAGGCAGTCGCGGCAACAGATATGACTATATCGGTGAGATGATCGCAAGAGCATTTGGTTTTGAAGATGCCATCATTGTAAATAACAACGCAAGTGCTGTATTTTTAGTGCTAAACACCTTCGCAAAGGGTAGAGAAGTCGTCGTTAGCAGAGGCGAACTAGTCGAGATCGGCGGTAGTTTTAGAGTACCTGAGGTGATGGTAAATGCGGGCTGCTTTTTGAAAGAGGTTGGCACGACAAACAAAACTAAGCTAAAAGACTACGAAGAGGCGATTAGTGAAAATACGGCGATGCTTGTAAAGGTTCATCGCTCAAATTTTGACATTGTGGGCTTTAGCGAAGAGGTTACAGCAAATGAACTAAGTAAATTGGCATGCGAGCAAAATTTGATAGATTATTTTGATCTTGGCAGCGGATTTTATGGAAATTTGCCATTTAACTTAGACAAAAATGAGCCAGATCTAAAGAATTTAAAAGATGTTTCGCTAGTTAGTTTTAGCGGCGACAAGCTGCTTGGCGCGGTGCAGTGCGGCATCATTGTCGGCAAAAAAGAGCTCATCGCAAAGCTTAGAAAAAATCAGCTTTTAAGGATGCTTCGTGTCGATAAAGTGATCATCTCGCTTTTGGCTGAGAGCATGAAAGCTTATTTAAATAAAGAATTTGAGCTAATCACAACGCAAAAACTGCTTCACAAAAGCGTAAAAGAGCTTGAAAACTTAGCAACTTTTATAAATAAAAATCTAAAAACTCCGCTTGAGATAGTTCGTACACAAACCTTTGTAGGAGGCGGTGCGATGCCAAATAAAAAAATTCCAAGTATGGCTTTGGCGGTTAGTGGAGATGCAGTTTTAAATGAGCAAAAATTTAGGCAAAAAAAGGTGATCGGCCGCATAGAAAATGATAAATTTTTACTTGATTTAAGAACGCTTTTAGATGAAGATGTAAATGGACTAATAAAAATAATAAATGAAACGGAAGAAAAATGA
- a CDS encoding twin-arginine translocation signal domain-containing protein: MQGSRRDFLKKSLKVSAAGGVLAVSAVAKVTSDDLAPDDNGVVVGKSNKKEVLYKKSKNWETYYKIAY, translated from the coding sequence ATGCAAGGATCAAGAAGAGATTTTCTAAAAAAATCTCTAAAAGTCAGTGCTGCCGGCGGTGTACTCGCGGTCTCAGCCGTAGCAAAAGTGACTAGTGACGACTTAGCTCCTGATGACAATGGCGTCGTCGTTGGTAAGTCAAACAAAAAAGAGGTGCTTTATAAAAAAAGCAAGAACTGGGAAACCTACTATAAAATCGCATACTAA
- a CDS encoding formate dehydrogenase subunit alpha → MKKVDGKWQRISWDQAVNEIGDKMLQIRKEDGPDSVVFLGSAKFNNEQAYYFRKFCAFWGTNSNDHVARIUHSATVAGVANTWGYGAMTNHFGDMAANSKCIFIIGANPAVANPVGGMKHTLQAKDRNNAKVIVADPNFTKTAAHADLYLRQRSGTDIALVYGLIHIILKNGWEDKEFIENRTYGIDEIRKEAEHWTPEVTSDVTGVPVDKLLKAADILAHTKPGTVVWALGITQHSVGTSNTRILPILQLILGNMGKAGGGCNIIRGHDNVQGSTDMCNLSDSLPMYYGLTDAAWKYYCKGWGVDYDEFIKRFAVSTKEPKQGGTPVKNTVFEEYYYHDPKHPEDRNWRNEKGWSLSKWWQGVLKEENTFSSGALRVLWVQGTGLTSMAHLAKIQEAASKLDMIVVAEPFVNEISILSDRKDGVYILPVATAFENEGHLSATNRSGQWRTKVVDPLYESKGDHEVMFLFAKKFGFYDEYVRGMKMGIVDHEIKQVKDDFVWPDDATNEIARIGNSIGYGGRTAEMFRRHQANWDKFDPDTLIGIGGEVKGEYYGKPWPAWDEKHPGTPILYDMSKPYVEGGSGFRNRFGLEHNGVSQLASEETTLVGSAIKGGYPQITKENIEKVLGITLTEEEKAKMGPSWSMDYSGIIFEKCREKGVVPYGNARARAIVWEFLDPIPKHREPVHSPRWDLVQKYPTFEDQARNFRVSTKFKSEQQAKDWSKEFPIVFSTQRVVNLSGAGMIERTSKYLSAITPEMFANVNPELALKYGIKDRDMMWIHSPQGTKIKVRCYHSQMVTPDRICMPYNFAGIMQGVDLSARYPEGTKPYVIGESFNTVTNYGFDPVTQISEFNAGLCRIEKAEENTFKTSFFHEYGERDAMGKE, encoded by the coding sequence ATGAAAAAAGTTGATGGTAAATGGCAAAGAATTTCATGGGATCAAGCTGTAAACGAGATCGGCGATAAGATGCTTCAGATCCGCAAAGAAGATGGCCCTGATAGTGTTGTTTTCTTAGGATCGGCTAAATTTAATAATGAGCAAGCATATTACTTTAGAAAATTTTGTGCATTTTGGGGTACAAACAGTAACGATCACGTAGCAAGAATTTGACATAGCGCAACAGTCGCCGGTGTGGCGAATACTTGGGGTTATGGCGCGATGACAAACCACTTTGGAGATATGGCTGCAAACTCAAAATGTATATTTATCATTGGAGCAAACCCAGCTGTGGCAAACCCAGTTGGTGGCATGAAGCACACTTTACAAGCAAAAGATAGAAACAATGCAAAAGTAATTGTAGCTGATCCAAATTTTACAAAGACAGCTGCACATGCTGATCTTTATTTGAGACAAAGATCAGGAACTGATATTGCACTTGTTTATGGTCTTATTCACATCATTCTTAAAAATGGCTGGGAAGATAAAGAATTTATAGAAAATAGAACTTATGGTATTGATGAGATAAGAAAAGAGGCTGAGCACTGGACACCAGAGGTTACATCTGATGTTACTGGAGTACCAGTTGATAAGCTACTAAAAGCTGCAGATATCCTAGCTCATACAAAACCGGGTACTGTTGTTTGGGCACTTGGCATTACTCAACACTCAGTTGGTACATCAAATACAAGAATTTTACCTATCCTTCAACTAATTCTAGGAAATATGGGTAAAGCAGGTGGTGGCTGTAATATCATTCGTGGTCACGACAATGTTCAAGGCTCAACTGATATGTGTAACCTTTCAGATAGCTTGCCAATGTATTATGGCTTAACTGATGCAGCATGGAAATATTACTGCAAAGGCTGGGGCGTTGATTATGATGAATTTATTAAACGCTTTGCGGTCTCAACAAAAGAGCCAAAACAAGGCGGCACTCCTGTTAAAAACACAGTCTTTGAAGAGTATTATTACCACGACCCTAAACATCCAGAAGATAGGAACTGGAGAAACGAAAAAGGCTGGTCACTTTCAAAATGGTGGCAAGGCGTCTTGAAAGAGGAGAATACATTTAGTAGTGGTGCATTGAGAGTTCTTTGGGTTCAAGGAACTGGTCTAACATCTATGGCGCACTTAGCTAAAATCCAAGAAGCAGCTTCAAAACTAGATATGATCGTTGTAGCTGAACCATTTGTAAATGAAATTTCTATCCTTTCAGACAGAAAAGATGGCGTTTATATCTTGCCAGTAGCAACTGCATTTGAAAATGAAGGTCACCTAAGTGCTACAAACCGCTCAGGACAATGGAGAACAAAAGTTGTTGATCCACTTTATGAGAGCAAGGGCGATCACGAAGTAATGTTCTTATTTGCTAAGAAATTTGGCTTTTACGATGAATACGTAAGAGGCATGAAAATGGGTATCGTAGATCATGAAATAAAACAAGTAAAAGATGATTTTGTATGGCCTGATGATGCGACAAATGAGATAGCAAGAATTGGAAATTCTATAGGTTATGGTGGTAGAACAGCCGAGATGTTTAGACGCCATCAAGCAAACTGGGATAAATTTGATCCAGATACGTTAATAGGTATTGGTGGTGAAGTCAAAGGCGAATATTACGGTAAACCATGGCCAGCATGGGATGAAAAACACCCTGGAACACCAATACTATATGATATGAGCAAGCCTTATGTTGAAGGTGGTTCAGGCTTTAGAAATCGCTTTGGTCTAGAGCATAATGGCGTTAGTCAGCTAGCTAGCGAAGAGACAACACTTGTTGGCTCAGCTATAAAAGGTGGCTATCCACAAATCACAAAAGAGAATATAGAAAAAGTCTTAGGTATAACTCTAACTGAAGAAGAGAAAGCTAAGATGGGACCAAGCTGGAGTATGGATTATAGTGGTATTATCTTTGAAAAATGTCGCGAAAAAGGTGTTGTACCTTATGGTAATGCAAGAGCAAGAGCTATCGTTTGGGAATTCCTCGATCCTATTCCAAAACATAGAGAGCCTGTTCACTCACCACGCTGGGATCTTGTTCAAAAGTATCCGACATTTGAAGATCAAGCTAGAAATTTCCGTGTTTCTACTAAGTTTAAGTCAGAGCAACAAGCAAAAGATTGGTCGAAAGAGTTCCCTATCGTGTTTAGCACGCAACGCGTCGTAAACTTAAGTGGTGCAGGAATGATCGAAAGAACTAGTAAATATCTATCAGCTATTACACCAGAGATGTTTGCTAATGTTAATCCAGAGCTAGCTTTAAAATACGGCATAAAAGATCGCGATATGATGTGGATTCACAGCCCACAAGGCACAAAGATCAAAGTAAGATGCTATCACAGCCAGATGGTAACTCCAGATAGAATTTGTATGCCATACAACTTCGCTGGTATTATGCAAGGCGTTGATCTTTCAGCTCGCTATCCAGAGGGCACTAAGCCTTATGTTATCGGCGAGAGCTTTAACACAGTTACTAACTACGGATTTGACCCAGTTACTCAAATTTCAGAGTTTAACGCAGGCCTTTGCCGTATAGAAAAAGCTGAGGAAAATACATTTAAAACATCGTTTTTCCATGAATATGGCGAGAGAGACGCCATGGGTAAAGAGTAA
- the fdh3B gene encoding formate dehydrogenase FDH3 subunit beta: protein MARMKFFVDTDRCISCYGCQVACSSAHELPVGIYRRKVITLHDGIEGKEVSTTIACQHCTDAPCEQVCPVDCFYIRADGIVLHDKNICIGCGYCLYACPFGAPQFPKDGAFGVKGVMDKCTMCAGGPEPTNSHEERELYGQNRMAEGKVPMCAAVCATNALLVGDAAEVSNVYRKRVMLRNTGLNA, encoded by the coding sequence ATGGCAAGAATGAAATTTTTCGTAGATACTGATAGATGTATTAGTTGTTATGGTTGCCAAGTTGCTTGCTCTTCTGCTCATGAACTTCCAGTAGGAATTTATAGAAGAAAGGTCATTACACTTCATGATGGTATCGAAGGTAAAGAGGTTTCAACTACTATTGCATGCCAACACTGTACTGATGCACCTTGTGAGCAAGTTTGCCCGGTTGATTGTTTCTACATTAGAGCTGACGGCATCGTGCTTCATGATAAAAATATATGTATAGGCTGTGGTTACTGCTTATATGCTTGTCCATTTGGTGCACCACAGTTCCCTAAAGATGGAGCATTTGGCGTAAAAGGTGTTATGGATAAATGTACAATGTGTGCAGGCGGTCCAGAGCCAACAAACTCACACGAGGAGAGAGAGCTTTACGGTCAAAATAGAATGGCTGAAGGAAAAGTGCCTATGTGTGCGGCTGTTTGTGCTACAAATGCACTTTTAGTTGGAGATGCGGCTGAAGTATCAAACGTATATCGCAAACGCGTTATGCTAAGAAACACTGGGCTAAATGCCTAA